The region accgtcaagtTCAAATCTTATTCCGGTGCATAACAAAATTTCAGTGACTATACATACACTAGTATTTAACAAACTCGAGTTTCGATTAAATCTATTATAAATGTTCCTTTCTGTTGGGCGGAAATTGGTGAATAGTTAAATTCAACATTAGGTCACTAAGAAAATTGTTGGACGGATGCCTGAAAGATCAAATCCAACATCTTATTTCTCGAAAGATAAGAAATAAAACTAGGCTTTCGTTTATAGCTtagtttaatatatttaaaatgtttgttTAGGGTTGAAGATGAGAAAAAAATGCCTCGTTTGGTTCAAAGTTCTCGACTCTAATGAAATTAACTTTCCTTGGTATGAAAACTAGGAATAGTTTAATTTGGTGAAAAACAGTACAAGTCCGAGGATGGGCACGTGATGAGGTGTGGTGACGGCTCTCGGATAGGGAGGGTTACCGGAtcggaaaatcaagaaaattcaagacaagaagaaaagaaaattagtaGTTGGTCACCAGCGCACGTGATATGGTGTTTAATATATTCATTCATTCCACATTTCTCCCTTCATTCCCTAGAAGATGCAGTGAAGTTTGGAGCCCTGTCCTGGAGAAATGGGTGGCATGTTCTTCTTTGAGATTGCTGAACCTTTTCAGGGCCATCATATCATGCCACTCTAGCCCAGTTTTTTAAATCTTACTGaataaaataatgcaccacAACATTTAGTCTTGGGTTTAGCGCGGATGTGAATATGAGATGAATCATGCacatttagaaaaaaattgtaaattttgatTGTTGAAAAGTGGTAAGAAAATGTACTTTTGTCTAAATTTTAAGTTGtggtttataataaattttttgaacacttcaaagattttttttttaaataatgcatATAAAAATGTTTCTGGCAGCTAATTGAAACTGGAAAGTGATCGGTAATATTGACCATTAACAAAGCTTATTCAGCATTTTAGGTAACTAGATTGACAACAAGTGTTCGTGGTTGtctaaatttatgaaattttcCCTACActtgaaaaaagttaaaaattttaaagttaatcCTTTTTAAGTGAATAAAAAAGgtatttgaaaataagtaataTTTCAACCGGTTGATTGGGCAATTGACTTAGTAACTACAAAGTTTTATATTCGAATTCTCCATAAAAACTACCGTTTGACTTTCTTAGTTTAAGTATAGTTAGTTATAAGACAATCTAGTATCGTTTACCTATGATTTCTCACCTTTGAAATCTTCCTTTAAAGATCATGCCTTTCCGGGCCTTTGAAAGAAAACCCAAAAGTGGAGAACTGTGTTGGGCCAGTCTACGAATTTCACAAGCAAGATTCCAAGCCCAAATTTGCAACACCATgtcatttattcattttctttctacGTCATAATTTCAATCAGAAAACCAAAAAGATCAGAATATCATCTTGGAAAAATAATTGATCGCCAGAAAAGGTtgaacatacatacatacaaaagTATGGGAATCTAAAGGAGCATTATTTACATTTCTTTCCTTGCCTTACAGCTATAACCAAATCCAAAAAGTGAAACCAACCCATTCTCCAACTACAGTCATATGTTCTTCTTGTCTCCTTTGAAACGCAGAATTTTGATTAAGAAAACACATCCCATATCTGTTATTGtcctcttcttctcttctcaATGGACCACATACAATGACACCCTAACTAATTACCCATGTTGTCCAGTTTAACCTAATTCAAGATCGAACTTTATTACATTAATCCTGCCATTAATTACTATCCCTAATCTTTGATTTCAATGTCGACTTGAGTTTGAGGTGAGACGACCCAAGTCGTCGCATAAACTGCACTGTGCCCTTTCCATGTCAAAACCAACATCTCGTCCTCTACCTTCATTCCCCAACCGCTCGCATGTTCATCTAACAAACTCTTAACTTCTCTAATTGTGTCCTCGCAAAACGGGGCGCTGAGGAACCCGTTGTTTTTCATCCTCTGCGATAATTTCATCCCGGATTCTAACCGTTCTATCCTCTGATCCCCTTCGAATCCGATGATGTTCTCGATTTTGTGTCCGATGTCCGCCTCGTACTCGATTCTCTGCGGGCTGTCTTTCGGCAGGAATGTTTCCAGGGCGTCAAAGGGGATCCATAGGTAGTTAAAACATGTCGTGATTCTCGAAACTAAGCTGGAACCGCCCAGATCGCAATCCTCGTCGACTATGGTGACGATGCTGGGGTTCAAACCTTTGATTGCGTCGATGAAAGTGTCGCGAGAGGGGAGATATCGCAGCCAGTTCTGGCAGTTCACTGCTAAAACCTCGTCGGGCCTGAGATTCAGACAGGAAGGGGTGAGACAAGAAAGGATGAAATTGTGGTGAAAATCCGGGAATTCTTGGTGGATATAGTCTGATTCTGATCCGATCACATTGAACTCAAACGGCACGTCTCTGAACTTTGCGAAGTTCGCGAGACGAACACCGAGCTGTTCACATGAAGCATTAAGCAAGGGCGGGACAGGCGGCCGCCCAGACATGACTGATATTCTTAAAAAAGGTGGGCCTTCAGGGCGCTTAGCCAAGGCGTCTATAAGAGTAGGCCATTGCATACAATGAGTAATACTAAAATCCAATATATGAACCCTATTTTGCCCTTGAACCGCCCTTAAAATTTCACTATTTGCCGCACAAAACCCAAATCTATGCCAAGGAATCACATCCACATACCCTGCAAGCTCAGTCACAGTCATCAGCCTAGTGTGAACGCCATTGCCGCCCCCGAAACCGGTGACCGGAGCATTAGGGCAAACCCTAGACGCCCTGGAAACCAAGGCCCTCAAGAACCAAGAAGTGAGCCTTTGGTTAGGGTCACCCGTGGGTGAAGCGACGTTATTGAGCACCCACATCACCTGCTGAGCCAGGGTGACGTCATTGGCCTCCAGTGCACTTGCGCAGTGAAGTAACAGCTTCTCTGTGCACGCTCCGTCAAGGCTGCCAAGACTGCTGCATCCCCTGAGTGCGCCTGTGAGATCAGAGGAGGGTTGAGAGCTGGCGACGAAAAGGTTAGGGTTTTGGAAAAGAAAGGATGTTGGGTTCCCTCTTAGGTCTGCTTTCATAGTACTTTGATGTCTCTTCACTAAAGGAGGAAGATTTATGAGCTACAGATGATGCTTGTTATCATATGCCTTGTGTGTTGTGTCCCTTTTCttagtatatatacacacaaatcaatatttcttctatacacacacatatttaTATAGCTAGGCTAGgatgggtgggtgggtgggggaGGAGATGCATAATGCATTATATTGTATCATTGTTGAAGACTAGATGTTAATTAACAACATAgtattattttcatttacagAAACCCCTCAGTCAGTCGCTAGCTGAATGTTTACTCTAAGCAAAGTAAAGTCTATTTTGTAATCCTAACTGGTAAAAACtcacaagaaggtaaaccagTTAGTGTTATCCATAATTGATCGGTTCAAATCATAGACAGCTCAAATATGGAGTCCAACTTAGAACATTGTTGGTACCAAATCAAACTGTCTCACTAATTTGGCTAGTGTTTTATGAATATAGTGTTATTTACAGTTAAAGAAACTAAGAAGTTCCCTATATTCATCTACTTGTTGGCTATTGGTGAGCGTACAAATGGAATTTGACGTTTTTGTTTGTATAATTCTCGTGGCCTCGTGGGATAATTATTTAGTTAACCAGGCCAATAGTATCTGGTGGATACATCATACATTATCCTTGCTGGCTGCTGCACGTAGTTACAAGCTTCAAGGACCACACGACcaataaattacattaaaataatattctGCTGCTGGATTTTTTCCATTACTATAATATATTTATGGTTGTATAGTAGGGCTTACATTCTTTGACCAATCATATGACAATACTTGTTTATCCTCGCTCCCAAGTTTCATATTCCACACGTCATTCTTCAAACCCTAATAGCTTCCTAATTCCATTTGCAGACTAAcctatttctttttctaatatGTATGagtgttaataaattataatttttggcTGAACTTTACGTACTCAACTAGACATCCAAGGAAAGAGACGATATTGGTGCATGACGGGGAAGAAAAGGTTAGAGAATCCGTTTGAGCCGGCCAAATATTTTGTCGAATTAATTAAGGTCACGATAGGAATGATTACCTAGGACTTAAGACAAGATTTTGATGATGATTACTTGGATTAGTTAATTCAGTTTTTCTGTTTGCGTTTAGTGATTGATTGTAACCTTTCATTCCCGCCCCTCTGCAGGTTGGTTTTTAGCGTCACATACAGCCACAGCAAAAGACAAAATCAGCCTATAGCCTCACTACTATACCTTTTGATGATAAAAACGTTTGTATGTATTTGATCAGTTGAAATGTCACTCCATTTACTAGGTTATATGTTACATTGTATTGATTGATGTTTATATTATTGTGAATGGGGATCTGGGTACGGTTTGCATATGAAAGGGAATAATAGGGAAATGTGTTGTTTTGTGATAAGCAGAATtgaatgcaaaaaaaaaaaaaaaacacagtaaAACTTacgaaatttaaatttcatgcatatatatgtttagtttaattatattatgttgtTCATCATGTGCAGGAAGGAGACAGGAGCATATgcatattttaaaaagtgtcTAGTCAAGTTCACACTTTGGTGTTTGTCAGGTTACTAAATCTTACTATCTGCTGGAAATTAAAGGAATCCAATGCCTCTGATCTGTACTTTTATTCCTTCTGAATTGTGTCCCTTCTCATCTTTACTCCCTACTATTTGCTCCAATTCAATTATTCCTTCACCCATCCTTTCCGCTTTCTttgtttcatttattttgtGATGACCGTACTGTACATCTGATTTTCGGGTCGAGGGTAACATTTCTGATACCGTTTGTCAAGATAAGTATTTACACTACGCCAAAAGTACTTATAACTAGTtataaatgtgtaattttattttcttatatttgagTAGTAATAAGCTCTACGTTTAGATGTTTATTCAGCCCTCCAAGCCATAGTATAATATTTTTGcattatttgtaaatttaaatggcATAATTTAGCTAGTGATTTTAGTATATAGTTACAATATTAGGTAGGGTTCGTAGAAGTAGTTTGGCTTGCTATTACAATATTACATAGACCATTACTAGGGCTCGGCTCCAAGCAGAAAAGAGGCATGCAAAAAACAAGATGAGCATTAGGTTATGAGAACTGCTTCGTTTTGTTTGTAGTGTTACTGGAATCAACTGCAGCTACGTTTTGATGATTCGCACAGGACGTGCATATATGCCTAGCTAGTAGCTACCTAGCTCCGTCACATGATAATTCACAGATGTAGGATAAGCCCTTACTACTAtatatgccaaaagttatagtcgaaagtgtaactttatttctttatatttgcgTAGTATGTAGAGTTCGATGGCAGGATGCTGAACTTGACCTTTCGAGCTGCAATCCAACAAAAGATGATATTTATTAAACACACGCACATACATAATATCTTAATGATTGAATGTGATTTATAGTGGGTgattaattaagtaattgatgggtttatttaaaaaaaaagaagaagaagtaattGATGGGATTTCAGAGTCTgatgaaaatttttatatttgattgcaAATGAGAGTTGAGACAATAGTGAATTGTGGAGTAAATATATGCATAGATGGAGAATGAAATAGAACAACTAATTGTCTTGCTAAGTTGTCCACCATGCACACTTATAACAACTAATTGTCTTTCCAACATCTCTTCAGTACTCCAGGATAATAGAGTAAGTGTCAATTTATATGTATCTATGTTCCGTGttattgtattttgtttgaagTTTAATTTTCTCTCTCGTTTCcatctaataaataaaaaaagaaaaaaaattcggCAACTACTAACCAAAAAACTGGGAATGTTGTGACCCTAACCGACAAAGAACCGATGAAAAACTCAGTCTAGATTGTACATAATTGACCGACCACTCTTACTGAGAATTGAACTTGAAATATGTTACAAAATCAAACGTCTTATCAACTTTACTAAGGTTGAAACTTGATGAACGTGAAGGATAAGAGCTAATTAAAATGGAATATCCGTCACTTCGTCCTTcccttttaattaaataatttgtgtAAGACAAGAATGGCATTGTAGTTTTCACCATTCAGATCTCTCAACCCCCAAATCAAATCTTGATGTTTTGTCCTTAATAGTCAATCCAAGCCAGAACAGGCTACAAAATGGTACTCCATCTGTGTTCTAATAAATTCAAACATTAGAATGAAATGATTAGTGTTTGTCAGACTGATGAAGCTGGTATGCCGCTGGCATATGTATGTGAGAAAATTCTGCATATTTTAGACACAAGAACTGGGCTAAAGATGaaggcatatatatatgggcaCCTTAGATTTCAGATGTgataacaaaaacaagaaaacaaagcCCAACTAAGAAAAATTAACTCAACAATTTAATGATCCATTTCACATCACCTATAGTATGTTCCatagcaaattattgtgtggaccattacaaaaagtacattttaatatattaaaaatacattatttgataatatagtaaaaataatgTCATTATGATTtaaacactacaagaaaaattaaatttatcaaaaaaaaaaaaaaatcgttgtAATAATTATCCTGAGGTTGGTCCTTAGCTAATGAACTTGAACCTTGGCATTTGATATAATGATCGTAACTACATGGTTTATCATTActtttaatgaatataattaaagtagagatgtattattattattatattgaagCTAAGCAACCTGAGTTTATAGTTTTGGGCCTACCTGCCTTGATATTTAGTAGGAGTTGATCCTCTGTCGtcctcatttttatttttgtctttctACAAATGAATTTGTCATTAAATTTTGCATCACGCATCACTCATCTTTGATTAAAACACATCCTAAATGTCACATCTTTGTAAGTTAACCCAAATTCCCGGCATGTAGGACTTATGTGGTTGGATTGATAATTTAGAtactttctttttaaataataaaaaatatcacTATCGAATCTCATTTCATCATTTATTACAAGTGACGGATTTATATGGTAATCTAACTAATTCAATAATTCAAAATGTTTGCTCAATGTATTCGACccaaagaaattaaaacattttggATGACTACATCAGACCAATCGAATTTTGTCGAATTGATAGATTGCTTATTGCCCTAACTTGCTTTACAagagatatattatattagatcAATTTATACCTACTTCACTATTGGACTAGGCGACCAACGACCTTAGCCATTGGAGGACATTGATGCACTACCCGCTTGTGGCCATGTCCACCAAttaatggggtgtttggttggatgtagttgaAATTCCTTTCCTACTTTATTCCATGGCAAGGCAAATaatagtgtttggttggagaaaATTGCAAGTAactaatttgtaattaaagCGCAAGATTTTAAAAGTTCACTCTCCTTATTAGAACAAGTATCATAAttttgaagtatatatatacctttaaAAAATCACTTAGCTTGTACATAAGGCAAATCACTTAACTTTTTTGTTTCTGAATTGGTTCTATTGACCAACTGTAAACTGTCCAATTCTTAAAATCAACTGTAATATTGTTAGGATTAGaccatataataaataatttgaagcccAATGCCTATCAATCACTCTCAAAAATGAGCAACATATAACAGAAAACCGTGATGGGAGGCACGCCCTATTCTTATCACGTATACACTGCCATAATTATGACCAATGAAATTTCCTATTCGGAAAGGAACCAAACACTGGATATTTCACACACTGCAACCTACCACAATCCTAAACACCTCATTGGTTACTCCTTTTGGCATAGGACAATATCGTGCAAGTTGTGTTTGATTTAGATACTATACCATCCCACATCTTGCAAAAGAGTTTAAAGTGTGAGTTACTGTCTACCTCGAATCACCTTAAACGTCGATTTCACAACAAattatggagtaatatttaaatttgaacaaTTCTCTAATTCTCTCCACTCTTGAATTTGAGTATCTATTgcaattttgatattattttatatataatataatgagaaaTATACTGCACACTAAACGCTATTTGGTACTTAGATGAGCTAATAGGCTGGCAAGAAATGGACAATAGATGGTTTTGGTCGGGGCAAGAAGAGGACAACGACCACCGTCACGGCCGTCACTCGTACTCTCGTCGGTATAAGCTAtcccaaatttaatttaattgttttaatttcctTCTGGGCATGGCTATGCAAGTGAGAAGAATTATGTGGACTCAAAAagaaaccacaaaaaaaaaaaagaaaaaaaaaaaagagatcattaatatatatgatGCAAGAAATATGCAGAGATGAATATGATCTGTGGTGGAGAATGGAGATGGCACCAGAATGCCCTGGAGACCATGGCATCCACTTAACCagtcaatataattaattaattacttaattgttTTTCCTCGCAATTCTGCCATCCCATCAAGGCCATTCTGTGAATTATCTATATCTATGCAGTTCTTTTCTTTCCTATTCAGACTTGAATATACTATCATGGCCCAGGCATTGATGGCATGCAACTACTTTCTATATATTCTCACAACCAcgacgattttttttttttatttttttttcctgttgaTTTATTGACCataatattcaaatattattaattagatatGTTTTGTAGTGGTGTCTTGTTACCAAATCTGTTCTCCCTCATACCCAGCCCACAATTGGTCGAGTAGTGTGGTTATTAGATATGTCTACTCATTGCTTTGGTGTAGTGTTCTTGGCCTAGCTTATCCAAAACGATTAAGTCAAACTTATAATATAATccttttagattttagatttgCTGAAAAAATCAGGTAGTGCTAGAGAATCTTATATTAATCTAAGGATGATGAAGAATAATAGCCTTATTAACTACTTTTGAAATTTGACTATTAGTGAAAGTGGTCAGCAAGAAATTAGTGCAAACGATTATGTCGTAGCATACAAAGCATGTTAGTTATGTGCTTTGGCTTAATTCTAAGACTATTCACATACCAGCAATAGAATAGATTACATGtcaacatatttattttagtatttttccatcattttttttctttaatttaggcATTTTGCATGGATTATTGTATACACAATCTTTGCAAATTTGATACCATCAATCAGCTGTGTgacccaatttttatttttatttttataaaatgaagttaagtgttattatattttgataataaattagAATTGTAGAGATATAGATCAAAGAAAATATGTGAGAAAGTATATAAAGATGATAATGTAGATAGTGTAAAGAGATGGTGGTATGTGAGTAGAAGGTCAATTTGCATATAGTAGCTTGCATTAGTCCACTATATAGTATGCAAAGGGTGACAACTAGCATCCAATTCAATGCATATCATGCATTAATTTACTGAACCATACACGTCCAAAAAATCACAAGACAAGAAATTTAAAGAAGtgaac is a window of Ipomoea triloba cultivar NCNSP0323 chromosome 11, ASM357664v1 DNA encoding:
- the LOC115996463 gene encoding scarecrow-like protein 32 encodes the protein MKADLRGNPTSFLFQNPNLFVASSQPSSDLTGALRGCSSLGSLDGACTEKLLLHCASALEANDVTLAQQVMWVLNNVASPTGDPNQRLTSWFLRALVSRASRVCPNAPVTGFGGGNGVHTRLMTVTELAGYVDVIPWHRFGFCAANSEILRAVQGQNRVHILDFSITHCMQWPTLIDALAKRPEGPPFLRISVMSGRPPVPPLLNASCEQLGVRLANFAKFRDVPFEFNVIGSESDYIHQEFPDFHHNFILSCLTPSCLNLRPDEVLAVNCQNWLRYLPSRDTFIDAIKGLNPSIVTIVDEDCDLGGSSLVSRITTCFNYLWIPFDALETFLPKDSPQRIEYEADIGHKIENIIGFEGDQRIERLESGMKLSQRMKNNGFLSAPFCEDTIREVKSLLDEHASGWGMKVEDEMLVLTWKGHSAVYATTWVVSPQTQVDIEIKD